The DNA region AGTCTGACGAAGAGGTCTCCAAAGGGCTTGATGTAGGTTTCTACGAAACCCGTCCAGCCGAAGTGTCCTGCTATTAAACCAAAGATTGCACCTAAAATCAAACCGTATAATATCTTCCACAGAACTGGATAGTCAAGGTACTTTCTCAGCAGTCCCATACCCGCACCCCCTGCTATTTTAACAGATAAAACAACCTAAGACATCAAAATTACTATGAATAAGCCAATATTTTAATCTTTCCGCATCAAATCTGACAGATGTTCAAAATGAAAAATAGTTCAGGAGAAACGTAACGAGACGTCACCGTAAATAACCCTTTGGACACCCTCTTCCGTCTCGACGAGAAGTGCCCCAGACTCGTCAATGTCGAGTGCCACGCCCTCAAGCATGACATCTCCGTTTTCAAGTATCCTTACCCTCCGACCAATCACGGCACTCCGTCTCCTTACAGCGTCCAAAATCTCATAGTGTCTTCCACTCCTAAAGAGACTATACCAGTATGACAAAGCCCGCAAGACCCTTTGAAGAATCTCATCAAGGTTTACTTTTCGACCAAGAAGGTCTTTCATTGAAACCGCGGTCTCCTTAAGTTCCTCCGGGATGTCATTGTTAACGTTCAGTCCTATTCCGAGGAGTGCAAAGTGATGGAGCTTGCATTCACTGAGAATTCCGGCTATCTTCTTCCCACCAACAAGGACGTCGTTGGGCCACTTGAGTTCAGAGGGTATTCCATACTTGGCGAGCGTGTCAACAACGGCCAGGGCACCAACGAAGACCAGCTTCGGAACGTGCTCGGGACTGGCCATGGGCTTCAGTATTGCCGTCATCCACAGACCCCCTTCTGGGGAGGCCCAGTTCCTGCCCTTCCTCCCCCTGCCGGAGGTCTGCCTTTTTGCCACCACAACTGTTCCCTCGGGCACTTCTTCCGCTATCTTCCTTGCGTAATCGTTGGTGGAGTTAACTTCAGTAAGCCGGATTACCTTCCAATGCATATTTGAACACCACTTCATTGTTTGACGAAAGGCGTTTAAACAATTGCGGAAAACTCTTAGGGGTAGTAACCTGCGGGGAAAACCTTAAATCCATAAAATCATATATCACTCTCGGTGATGTAGATGGATACCTACCAGAGCGTCGGT from Thermococcus sp. includes:
- a CDS encoding biotin--[acetyl-CoA-carboxylase] ligase yields the protein MHWKVIRLTEVNSTNDYARKIAEEVPEGTVVVAKRQTSGRGRKGRNWASPEGGLWMTAILKPMASPEHVPKLVFVGALAVVDTLAKYGIPSELKWPNDVLVGGKKIAGILSECKLHHFALLGIGLNVNNDIPEELKETAVSMKDLLGRKVNLDEILQRVLRALSYWYSLFRSGRHYEILDAVRRRSAVIGRRVRILENGDVMLEGVALDIDESGALLVETEEGVQRVIYGDVSLRFS